The proteins below come from a single Tenuifilum thalassicum genomic window:
- a CDS encoding nitroreductase family protein, which yields MSTILQQILDRRSVMAFLPEAINDNDIKTIINAAMLAPSAYNEQPWFFFVVNRKNESQFARVLGALAPANQEWAKNAGALIVCAYRKYSSKTGKENPYAMHDLGLATSFLLLQAQALGYVSHAMAGFDAVAMGEVLDIDYNLGLASVVAIGRHGDIEKLSEQNRQRELSMRSRKDFAEVAKIL from the coding sequence ATGAGTACTATTCTACAACAAATTTTAGATCGCAGGAGCGTTATGGCATTTTTGCCCGAAGCCATAAACGACAACGATATTAAAACAATCATAAATGCTGCCATGCTTGCCCCATCGGCTTATAACGAGCAGCCATGGTTCTTTTTTGTGGTCAACCGTAAGAATGAGAGTCAGTTCGCAAGAGTTTTAGGTGCTCTAGCACCTGCCAATCAGGAGTGGGCGAAAAACGCTGGCGCCCTTATAGTTTGCGCCTACCGCAAGTACAGCTCCAAAACAGGGAAGGAGAACCCTTACGCAATGCACGACCTGGGATTGGCAACCTCGTTCCTATTATTACAGGCTCAAGCGCTAGGTTATGTATCGCATGCTATGGCTGGCTTTGATGCTGTTGCAATGGGAGAGGTGTTAGATATTGATTACAATCTTGGTTTAGCATCAGTTGTTGCCATTGGGCGGCATGGCGATATCGAAAAGCTTAGCGAACAAAATAGGCAGCGGGAGCTATCAATGCGTTCCAGAAAAGATTTTGCCGAGGTGGCCAAGATTCTTTAA
- the clpB gene encoding ATP-dependent chaperone ClpB: MNLNNFTIKSQEVIQKAVEIAQGYSHQAVEPAHLLRAILDEGESITGFLLRKLGVNPGTFDAVLNRMLESLPKVSGGDQYLSSSANKVLQKALEYSKAMGDQFVSVEHILLGLVAAGEQVGQMMKDAGITEKELKQAISELRKGAKVDSQTAEDTYNALNRFAINLNEMARSGKLDPVIGRDEEIRRVLQILSRRTKNNPILIGEPGVGKTAIAEGIAHRIVNGDVPENLKTKQIYSLDMGALVAGAKYKGEFEERLKSVVKEVIASDGDVILFIDEIHTLVGAGKGEGAMDAANILKPALARGELRAIGATTFNEYQKYFEKDKALERRFQSVVVDEPQPADAISILRGLKERYENHHKVRIKDEAIIAAVELSHRYITNRFLPDKAIDLIDEAASKLRLEMNSVPEEIDELERKIKQLEIEREAIKREGDKPKLDELSKTLAELNEERTRLRAKWESEKNVIERIQQLKQSIEQMKFEAEEAERNGDYGKVAEIRYGRIKQAEAEIEQLKEELKKVQSDFALIKEEVDAEDIAEVVSRWTGVPVNRMLQSEREKLLHLEEELHKRVVGQDEAIAAVSDAVRRSRAGLQDAKRPIGSFIFLGTTGVGKTELAKALAEFLFNDENLMTRIDMSEYQERHSVSRLVGAPPGYVGYDEGGQLTEAVRHKPYSVVLLDEIEKAHPDVFNILLQVLDDGRLTDNKGRTVDFRNTIIIMTSNIGSHIIQENYSKLGNKDADQVFENTRRQVFEMLKQSIRPEFLNRVDEIIMFTPLNREQIKQIVLLQFEKIKQMLAQNGVGIQITDSAVEWITDIGFDPVYGARPIKRVMQKKILNELSKQLLAGTINRDKTITVDYFGDDMLVFR; the protein is encoded by the coding sequence ATGAACTTAAATAACTTTACAATTAAATCGCAAGAGGTAATTCAGAAAGCCGTTGAGATAGCACAGGGATACAGCCATCAGGCTGTTGAGCCTGCTCATCTACTCCGGGCAATATTGGACGAAGGCGAAAGCATTACAGGCTTTCTGCTTCGTAAGCTAGGAGTAAATCCTGGAACCTTTGATGCCGTTTTGAATCGTATGCTCGAATCGTTGCCTAAGGTCTCTGGTGGCGATCAATACCTTAGCAGCAGTGCTAACAAGGTGCTACAAAAGGCGCTGGAGTACAGTAAAGCTATGGGCGACCAGTTTGTGTCGGTTGAGCATATCCTTTTGGGGCTTGTTGCCGCTGGCGAGCAGGTTGGCCAGATGATGAAAGATGCTGGTATTACTGAGAAGGAGCTTAAGCAGGCAATCTCAGAGCTGCGTAAGGGGGCAAAAGTGGATTCCCAAACCGCCGAGGATACCTACAACGCTCTTAACCGTTTTGCCATCAATCTTAATGAGATGGCTCGAAGTGGCAAGCTCGACCCAGTGATTGGTCGCGATGAGGAGATACGCCGAGTACTTCAAATCCTTTCGCGCCGAACAAAGAACAACCCAATTCTTATTGGTGAGCCAGGTGTTGGAAAAACCGCTATTGCCGAGGGCATTGCACATCGCATTGTGAATGGTGATGTGCCCGAGAATTTGAAAACCAAGCAGATATATTCGCTTGATATGGGGGCGCTGGTTGCTGGAGCTAAGTATAAGGGCGAGTTCGAGGAGCGCCTGAAATCGGTGGTTAAGGAGGTAATTGCTTCCGATGGAGATGTAATCCTTTTCATCGACGAGATACATACACTTGTGGGCGCTGGTAAGGGCGAAGGTGCCATGGACGCAGCAAACATACTTAAACCAGCCCTTGCTCGGGGCGAGCTACGCGCCATTGGGGCTACAACATTTAATGAGTACCAAAAGTATTTTGAAAAGGATAAAGCTCTTGAACGCCGATTCCAAAGCGTTGTTGTTGATGAGCCACAACCTGCCGATGCCATATCAATTCTGCGTGGTTTGAAGGAGCGCTACGAAAACCACCATAAGGTGCGTATTAAGGACGAGGCCATAATTGCAGCTGTTGAGCTTTCGCACAGGTACATAACAAACCGTTTTCTGCCCGATAAAGCTATCGACCTTATTGATGAGGCTGCATCGAAGCTAAGGCTCGAGATGAATTCAGTTCCAGAAGAGATTGATGAGCTCGAACGCAAGATAAAACAGCTTGAGATTGAGCGCGAAGCAATTAAGCGTGAGGGCGATAAGCCTAAACTCGATGAACTATCGAAAACCTTGGCTGAACTTAACGAGGAGCGCACAAGGCTGCGCGCTAAGTGGGAAAGTGAAAAGAATGTTATTGAGCGTATCCAGCAGCTTAAGCAGAGCATTGAGCAGATGAAGTTCGAGGCCGAAGAGGCAGAGCGTAATGGCGATTATGGTAAGGTTGCCGAAATACGCTATGGAAGAATCAAACAGGCTGAGGCCGAAATTGAGCAGCTTAAAGAGGAGCTCAAAAAGGTTCAATCCGATTTTGCCCTTATCAAGGAGGAAGTGGATGCCGAGGATATTGCCGAAGTGGTTTCCCGATGGACTGGCGTCCCTGTGAACCGGATGCTTCAAAGCGAAAGGGAGAAGCTACTTCATCTCGAAGAGGAGCTGCATAAGCGTGTTGTTGGGCAGGATGAAGCTATCGCTGCTGTGTCCGATGCTGTTCGGCGGAGTCGTGCAGGACTTCAGGACGCAAAACGACCAATTGGTTCGTTCATTTTCCTTGGTACTACGGGAGTAGGTAAAACCGAATTGGCTAAAGCACTAGCAGAGTTTCTGTTTAACGATGAGAACCTAATGACTCGTATCGATATGAGCGAGTACCAGGAAAGGCATTCGGTATCAAGGCTTGTTGGAGCGCCCCCAGGATATGTTGGTTACGACGAGGGAGGTCAGCTTACCGAAGCCGTAAGGCATAAGCCATACTCAGTTGTACTGCTCGACGAAATTGAAAAAGCTCATCCAGATGTGTTCAACATACTTTTACAGGTGCTCGACGATGGTAGGCTAACCGACAACAAGGGACGAACTGTAGATTTCAGGAACACAATTATTATAATGACCTCAAACATCGGATCGCACATTATTCAGGAGAATTATTCAAAGCTTGGCAATAAGGATGCCGATCAGGTGTTTGAAAATACTCGTCGGCAAGTATTTGAGATGCTTAAACAGAGTATCAGACCCGAATTTCTTAACCGTGTAGACGAAATTATTATGTTTACACCATTGAACAGGGAGCAAATTAAGCAGATTGTGCTGTTACAGTTTGAGAAAATTAAGCAGATGCTTGCCCAGAATGGAGTAGGCATTCAAATAACCGATAGCGCCGTAGAGTGGATAACCGATATTGGCTTTGATCCTGTTTATGGTGCCCGTCCAATTAAGCGCGTGATGCAAAAGAAAATTCTTAATGAGCTTTCAAAACAGCTGCTGGCTGGAACCATTAACAGGGATAAAACTATTACTGTTGACTATTTTGGCGACGACATGCTCGTTTTCCGATAA
- a CDS encoding UvrD-helicase domain-containing protein: MSELKVYKASAGSGKTFRLVAEYLKLLIQNPNAYRETLAVTFTNKATAEMKERIINHLYKIKTGQKDELLESLVEETGKDKEFIKKQAETALSKILHDYSMFSISTIDSFVQRIIQNLLWELGEHGNNDLVIEHVPYIEKATDSLLDELTKQSELFEHFAKLIEQKLNDNKSPNIQKDIIELGKMLFNERYRLLSTDEKKRLHDKSTLNELRNETKRLIDEIYDKVKKGANEIISIILSSGINGLNSDNFQNYFKKSKGVLPTLVKLSELKPFQRIELKSADENATSDISAWLTKEQLKKMQGFVEQQLMPAYREFYNYLSSSYKLYNTALAINDNLPTLMIINELYLKFREILKDDGVMLLSDGNSLLNEFVNQSDTPFVYEKIGTRYMNYMIDEFQDTSQMQWKNFEPLITDSIGSNGLSMVVGDMKQSIYRWRNGDWRIMADIEANPQLYNREIISLSKNYRSTKTVVYFNNAFFKNVVAKYKPDSSDIDLDALYRDVEQVVDDEKKQGCVEVAFLPPRTDSPNDAFTTYIKDLLIDLKLRGYNPGDIAFLVRKNAQGREMADLLLRLKESEKELSNFIEIVSDDVLTLNASAAVRLCIAALKIALNPNDSLAIAQFQKEQALLFDSIIQVRDLNNWADVFFDENSDSFDWLSSIRFYPLGNMIEAIIEKYLAVDENIIKGHLPYLTLLHENAINFSYRGTSSLSKFIEWYDQIGKDQKLTMAQSNNAINILTIHKSKGLGFPIIIFPYADLLEQRDPHDDIRWFKPDSTSNEILDNFPLFPILPKKELLNTYFEKEHIEEKFNKTIDKINLQYVAFTRAKNELYIIVTDDKLKNSENELDNVLSQNKFASTLPNQTGINPEVKNIENGRIYLYGKKDDKHSEKTQTQDENKEVIASYPINAIKSKIAPQFQIDSIESNTESDLQHGIAMHAILSKIITLNDIDNAVDWAILNGYLNTNQKQEVVSSLKSILNESLYKEWFSDKWEVKTEASIINTDGSVYRPDRVLINSKQAVIIDFKFGLPASKHKKQVQLYKKLLASMGYDDVKGYLWYFQLNRHEQI; this comes from the coding sequence ATGAGTGAACTTAAGGTATATAAGGCATCGGCAGGTTCTGGTAAGACTTTTCGATTGGTTGCAGAGTACTTGAAATTGCTAATTCAAAATCCTAACGCATATCGCGAAACACTTGCCGTTACTTTCACAAACAAGGCTACTGCCGAAATGAAAGAACGTATTATCAATCATCTATATAAAATAAAAACTGGCCAGAAGGATGAATTATTAGAGAGTCTGGTTGAGGAAACTGGCAAGGACAAGGAGTTCATCAAAAAACAGGCTGAAACGGCCCTATCAAAAATCCTGCACGACTATTCGATGTTCAGCATAAGCACTATCGACAGCTTTGTTCAACGTATAATTCAAAACCTTTTATGGGAACTTGGAGAGCATGGTAACAATGATTTGGTTATTGAGCATGTGCCTTACATTGAAAAGGCAACCGATAGCTTACTCGATGAGCTTACCAAGCAATCCGAACTATTTGAACATTTTGCAAAGCTTATCGAACAAAAGCTTAATGATAATAAATCGCCTAACATTCAAAAGGATATCATTGAACTTGGAAAGATGCTTTTCAATGAACGATATAGATTGCTTAGCACCGATGAAAAAAAGAGGTTGCACGATAAATCGACCCTAAATGAACTTAGAAATGAAACCAAACGCCTAATTGATGAGATATATGATAAAGTAAAAAAGGGAGCAAATGAAATTATCTCAATAATTCTTAGCTCAGGAATTAATGGGCTTAATAGCGATAACTTTCAGAACTATTTTAAAAAGTCTAAGGGCGTTTTGCCAACGTTAGTAAAGCTATCGGAGTTAAAGCCATTTCAAAGAATTGAACTTAAAAGTGCAGATGAGAATGCAACTTCCGATATTTCGGCATGGCTAACAAAGGAACAGCTTAAAAAAATGCAAGGCTTTGTTGAGCAGCAATTAATGCCAGCCTACCGGGAGTTCTATAATTATTTGTCCAGTAGCTACAAGCTCTACAACACTGCATTAGCGATTAACGATAACCTGCCAACGCTAATGATAATAAATGAGCTCTACCTAAAGTTCAGAGAAATACTGAAAGATGATGGTGTAATGCTTCTGTCGGATGGCAATTCGCTTCTAAATGAGTTTGTAAATCAATCCGATACGCCATTTGTGTACGAAAAAATTGGAACTCGTTACATGAACTATATGATTGACGAGTTTCAGGATACATCGCAGATGCAATGGAAAAATTTTGAACCTTTAATTACCGATAGCATTGGAAGTAATGGGCTTAGCATGGTGGTAGGCGATATGAAACAGTCCATTTATCGTTGGCGAAATGGTGATTGGCGTATAATGGCCGATATAGAGGCTAATCCTCAACTTTATAATAGAGAAATAATCAGCCTTTCTAAAAATTATCGAAGCACAAAAACAGTTGTGTACTTCAATAATGCTTTTTTTAAGAACGTTGTCGCAAAATATAAGCCTGATAGTAGTGATATCGATTTAGATGCTCTTTATAGAGATGTAGAACAGGTTGTAGATGATGAAAAAAAACAAGGTTGTGTTGAGGTGGCTTTTTTGCCCCCAAGAACCGATAGCCCAAATGATGCTTTTACTACCTACATTAAAGATTTGCTAATCGATTTGAAACTAAGAGGTTATAACCCGGGCGATATTGCATTTTTGGTTCGAAAGAACGCTCAAGGGCGCGAGATGGCCGACTTGCTTCTGAGGCTTAAAGAGAGTGAAAAAGAGCTATCCAATTTTATCGAAATAGTTTCCGACGATGTGCTAACTCTAAACGCATCGGCTGCAGTTAGACTGTGTATTGCTGCGCTCAAAATTGCACTTAATCCCAACGACTCTCTTGCCATAGCTCAATTTCAAAAGGAACAAGCTTTGCTATTTGACTCAATAATTCAGGTTCGCGATTTGAACAATTGGGCTGACGTTTTTTTCGATGAAAATTCCGACAGTTTCGATTGGCTATCATCAATCAGATTCTACCCTTTAGGTAACATGATTGAGGCAATAATTGAAAAGTACCTCGCTGTTGATGAAAACATTATTAAGGGGCATTTGCCTTACCTGACACTGCTTCACGAAAATGCAATTAACTTTTCCTATAGGGGAACATCATCGTTAAGCAAGTTTATTGAGTGGTACGACCAGATTGGAAAAGACCAAAAGCTAACAATGGCACAATCAAATAATGCCATTAATATTCTAACTATCCATAAATCAAAGGGATTAGGTTTCCCAATTATCATTTTCCCTTATGCTGATTTGTTAGAACAAAGAGATCCTCATGATGATATTAGATGGTTTAAACCTGATAGTACGTCAAATGAAATTTTAGATAATTTTCCATTATTCCCAATTCTTCCCAAGAAAGAGCTTCTTAATACTTATTTTGAAAAAGAACATATTGAAGAAAAGTTCAATAAAACGATTGATAAAATTAACCTTCAGTATGTAGCTTTTACACGTGCTAAAAACGAACTCTACATTATTGTAACCGATGACAAACTGAAGAATTCAGAGAATGAATTAGATAATGTTTTAAGCCAAAATAAATTTGCTTCAACTCTTCCAAACCAAACAGGCATTAATCCAGAAGTAAAGAATATTGAAAATGGAAGGATATATTTATACGGTAAAAAGGATGATAAGCACTCTGAAAAGACTCAGACACAAGATGAAAATAAAGAAGTGATTGCAAGCTATCCGATAAATGCGATAAAAAGTAAGATAGCGCCTCAGTTTCAGATTGATAGTATTGAATCTAATACAGAGAGCGATTTGCAGCATGGAATAGCCATGCATGCCATTTTATCGAAAATTATCACTTTAAACGACATTGATAATGCTGTTGATTGGGCCATTCTGAACGGATACCTAAATACCAATCAAAAACAGGAGGTAGTCAGCAGCCTAAAGTCGATACTCAATGAATCACTTTATAAGGAATGGTTTAGCGATAAGTGGGAGGTTAAGACCGAAGCATCAATTATTAATACCGATGGTAGTGTTTACCGCCCCGACAGAGTCCTAATCAATAGTAAACAAGCCGTTATTATAGATTTTAAGTTTGGTCTTCCGGCTTCAAAGCACAAGAAACAGGTGCAACTCTACAAAAAGCTACTTGCCAGTATGGGATATGACGATGTGAAAGGATATTTATGGTACTTTCAGCTAAACCGTCATGAGCAAATCTAA
- a CDS encoding TlpA disulfide reductase family protein — translation MRKYLIYLTIPAMVACGSKEPKQSTIAGKFSNATDNTILIVSPNDVDTVNLADDGSFSYKLSLAEPAQIKVKYGRMSNILFLQPGDSSYIELDLNNANQVSFTGSNSDINTNIKSRTNNLYNIMRGWRDLFALDVKDFEAKIDSIKNALMAQSDSLKAKSNELAEMEGNRIRYFLLNIRTQYPQYSAYLQGKSFNPDSADYSFLDKVDMNNGEHLSYDDYASLLETYAELRLQKMKDFATLDSMPAEQRLPVLFNMVDSIFTNSKVRDYIKKHFLVDEIQFGEFWKLTNVCNKYVEACSTPLYKKEVQNIMNEKMKIAPGKDAPTFSYKDINGKEYSLADFKGNLVYIDFWATWCGPCRGELPHLDKLEKEYKGKKIVFVKMSLDDDMNAWRKMVTEKKLGGVQLHADGAWSSDAAKNYQIKGIPTFVLIDANGKIVSPSAPRPSSEEIRPLLDQELAKI, via the coding sequence ATGCGCAAGTATTTAATCTATTTAACCATACCTGCTATGGTTGCATGTGGCTCCAAAGAGCCAAAACAATCGACTATTGCTGGTAAGTTCAGCAATGCTACGGATAATACTATCCTTATTGTTAGTCCTAACGATGTAGATACGGTTAATTTGGCCGACGACGGTTCATTTAGCTACAAGTTGAGCCTAGCTGAGCCAGCCCAAATCAAGGTGAAGTATGGTAGAATGAGTAACATCCTATTCCTACAACCTGGCGATAGCAGCTACATTGAACTCGATTTAAATAATGCAAACCAGGTAAGTTTTACTGGAAGCAATAGCGATATCAATACGAATATTAAATCGCGTACCAATAACTTGTATAACATAATGCGTGGTTGGCGCGATTTGTTCGCTCTAGATGTAAAAGATTTTGAGGCAAAAATTGACTCCATTAAAAATGCCCTCATGGCTCAATCCGACTCTTTAAAGGCTAAGAGCAATGAGCTAGCCGAAATGGAAGGGAATCGAATTCGTTATTTCTTACTAAACATTAGAACTCAGTACCCACAGTACTCAGCATACCTTCAAGGTAAAAGTTTTAACCCTGATAGCGCCGACTACTCATTCCTTGATAAGGTTGATATGAATAACGGCGAGCACCTTTCATACGACGATTATGCATCGCTTCTTGAAACTTATGCAGAGCTACGTTTACAAAAAATGAAGGATTTTGCAACCCTTGATTCGATGCCTGCCGAACAACGTTTACCTGTATTGTTTAATATGGTTGATAGCATTTTTACAAATTCTAAGGTAAGGGATTATATTAAGAAGCACTTTTTGGTTGATGAGATTCAGTTTGGTGAATTTTGGAAGTTAACTAATGTTTGCAACAAGTACGTAGAAGCTTGCAGTACTCCTTTATACAAAAAGGAGGTACAAAATATTATGAACGAAAAAATGAAGATTGCTCCTGGCAAGGATGCTCCCACCTTCAGCTATAAAGATATAAATGGGAAAGAGTACTCATTAGCCGATTTTAAAGGAAATTTGGTTTATATCGATTTTTGGGCAACCTGGTGTGGCCCATGCCGTGGTGAGCTACCTCATCTCGACAAGCTTGAAAAGGAGTACAAGGGCAAAAAGATTGTTTTTGTTAAGATGTCGCTCGACGATGATATGAATGCTTGGCGTAAGATGGTTACCGAAAAGAAACTTGGTGGCGTACAGCTACATGCCGATGGCGCTTGGAGCTCAGATGCTGCTAAGAATTACCAAATTAAAGGTATCCCAACTTTTGTGTTAATTGATGCAAATGGAAAGATTGTAAGCCCAAGCGCACCACGCCCATCATCGGAGGAGATACGTCCGCTATTAGACCAAGAACTTGCTAAAATATAG
- a CDS encoding TIGR01212 family radical SAM protein (This family includes YhcC from E. coli K-12, an uncharacterized radical SAM protein.), whose product MANIYPWGDSRRYNSYSNYFKREFGGRVQKLTIDAGFTCPNRDGSVGVGGCTYCNNDAFNPSYCTPQKSVLQQIEEGIEFHKVRYRRANQFLAYFQAYSNTYAPIERLRELYGQALSHPQVIGLVIGTRPDCVDEEKLDYLQELNEKFYIAIEYGVESCYNKTLEQINRGHTFEKSVWAIEQTHKRGIRVGAHVIFGLPGETREQMLAEAKILSELPLNTIKFHQLQIIKGTAMEKQYQSNPELFNLFGMEEYFNFLADFIERLNPNFVIERFTGEAPPRYLAVPPWGHLRTDKLMARFEKLLEERNTWQGKLFMET is encoded by the coding sequence ATGGCTAATATTTACCCTTGGGGCGATTCCCGTCGATATAATAGTTACTCCAACTACTTCAAAAGGGAGTTTGGTGGTAGAGTCCAAAAACTTACTATTGATGCTGGTTTTACCTGTCCAAACCGCGATGGTAGCGTTGGAGTAGGGGGCTGCACCTACTGCAACAACGATGCTTTTAATCCCAGCTACTGCACTCCACAAAAGTCAGTACTACAGCAAATAGAGGAGGGGATAGAGTTTCATAAAGTACGATATCGAAGGGCAAACCAATTCCTTGCTTACTTTCAGGCTTATTCTAATACCTACGCCCCAATTGAAAGGTTAAGGGAATTGTATGGTCAAGCGCTTTCGCACCCCCAGGTTATTGGTCTGGTTATTGGTACACGCCCCGATTGCGTGGATGAGGAAAAGCTCGATTACCTTCAGGAACTAAATGAGAAATTCTACATTGCCATTGAATACGGAGTGGAAAGCTGCTACAACAAAACCTTGGAGCAAATAAATAGGGGGCATACCTTTGAGAAATCGGTTTGGGCTATTGAGCAAACGCACAAACGTGGAATTAGAGTTGGAGCTCATGTTATTTTTGGTTTACCTGGCGAAACCAGGGAGCAAATGCTGGCCGAAGCTAAAATCCTTTCGGAATTGCCTCTGAACACCATTAAGTTTCATCAGCTGCAAATTATAAAGGGAACGGCAATGGAGAAACAGTACCAGTCTAACCCAGAACTTTTTAATCTTTTTGGAATGGAGGAGTACTTCAACTTTTTGGCCGATTTTATTGAGAGGCTAAACCCTAACTTTGTGATTGAGCGTTTTACCGGCGAAGCACCACCCCGATACCTAGCAGTTCCACCATGGGGGCATCTAAGAACTGACAAGCTAATGGCTCGATTCGAAAAACTACTTGAAGAACGCAATACCTGGCAGGGAAAACTATTTATGGAAACCTAA